One segment of Metallosphaera cuprina Ar-4 DNA contains the following:
- a CDS encoding YeeE/YedE thiosulfate transporter family protein, with the protein MITFTAPDWVGIFIGAIIGGLAEIWGISNPKVLLKLSKWEDRLFINCIAIAIGAGAVLLYGLSLLGVGFHWGIKPLYVVGILMGGLLFGLGIAISGYVPGTVWMALGEGRRDAIFALLGGLLGASTWTVLYQTSAGQWLVNTLNFGEVYLGGKVATNLDIGFGIAIAWAIIMFLISYYLPRYKEGKSCIYYTNPFKL; encoded by the coding sequence ATGATAACTTTCACGGCTCCAGACTGGGTAGGAATATTCATAGGAGCGATAATAGGTGGCTTGGCAGAAATATGGGGAATATCAAACCCGAAAGTTCTCCTTAAATTATCCAAATGGGAAGATAGATTGTTCATAAACTGCATAGCAATAGCGATAGGTGCTGGAGCAGTACTATTGTACGGCTTGTCTTTGTTGGGAGTGGGATTTCACTGGGGAATAAAGCCGTTATACGTTGTAGGAATATTAATGGGTGGACTGCTTTTTGGGTTAGGAATAGCGATTTCTGGCTACGTTCCTGGCACAGTGTGGATGGCCTTGGGTGAAGGACGTAGAGACGCGATATTCGCCCTATTAGGCGGACTATTAGGGGCATCTACATGGACGGTTCTTTATCAGACCTCAGCTGGACAATGGCTTGTAAACACTTTAAACTTCGGTGAGGTATACCTAGGAGGTAAGGTTGCAACTAACTTAGACATAGGCTTTGGAATAGCAATAGCGTGGGCAATTATAATGTTTTTAATATCATATTACTTGCCAAGATATAAGGAAGGGAAGAGCTGCATTTATTATACAAACCCATTCAAACTATAA
- a CDS encoding protein kinase domain-containing protein: MSKANVRAPLTKWTTLVRALGAIELSLILTIYLILHLGPSFISPTLVLLTMLAIAGLANNAPKVYGIVLLNWLPLLLLFRTLLTSLSSPSDVIPLVYSILALGVSAHVSLSLYRPRGKFWFKSRARRRALTLVYALAFVIYTLFVELAVSEVNLNPTVIYTLGPISLTYANLSVLVLSSVGFTLALRDSRVRAIDTLRSVGLTYPVLILAYAGSAYLLQLFPVNFLSLEQSGYLTYLSVLSLTLIPISLVLRRSAAFSLTLSSVSLASALILFLIRQDYLLPLILIAGGASVLPRGLNDVSNVKSYLISALSRSSYSEAAEYLRYLPSNLDDLICKFSSEGNCEAVIWLIKNVNSINYDGCPDLKKVVECVVSSNDVPDSIYKLLTATERRDREAAERLAGFILARTRDPKSKEIARNVLSSTQELEKAKALNLPPLSQWDPSLWVGQDLYGYKVSSVIGKGGTSYVLLAEREGAKYAVKVPIIELSQGNERTRTTKLTFLSVANESAKLQEVSTKSEETVGLYGIFIDKTSIYEILKGKAEIYLRTPPAIVMEYMGGGDAASLMKVKDVFYSSRWERIVTFILLKLASALEVVHSEGYVHLDVKPQNVFFSSKPGTTGDEVLSNLLSGRVKVKLGDLGASKRIGSSIDQYSPGYCPVDQIEAMVTGGGADPKMDVFSLGATGYTLLTGYVFNTSELYKLFDEIASNYISGRPFKESLRKARLIYANHYRTLSLPNVNPSLSKLVRDAVDPDPRVRPTASELKSSLNSLLRAN, translated from the coding sequence ATGAGTAAGGCTAACGTGAGAGCACCCCTAACCAAGTGGACCACCCTAGTGAGAGCTCTAGGGGCGATCGAGCTCTCCTTAATACTCACGATCTACCTGATACTTCATCTAGGTCCCTCCTTCATTAGTCCCACTCTCGTTCTGCTCACAATGTTGGCCATCGCTGGGCTAGCTAACAACGCCCCTAAGGTCTACGGGATAGTCCTTCTAAACTGGCTCCCGTTGCTCTTGCTTTTCAGGACGCTGTTAACCTCACTCTCCTCTCCCTCAGATGTGATCCCCTTGGTTTACTCTATCCTCGCTCTAGGGGTCTCCGCTCACGTCTCACTTTCGCTCTACAGACCGAGGGGGAAGTTCTGGTTCAAGAGCAGGGCCAGGAGGAGAGCCTTGACTCTAGTTTACGCGCTCGCGTTCGTTATCTACACGCTGTTCGTTGAGCTCGCCGTGAGCGAGGTAAACTTGAATCCCACCGTGATCTACACGCTCGGTCCGATAAGCTTAACCTATGCCAACCTCTCCGTTCTCGTCCTCTCCTCGGTCGGCTTCACGCTCGCCCTCAGGGACAGCAGGGTGAGAGCCATCGATACCTTAAGGTCGGTGGGGCTAACCTATCCCGTTTTGATCTTAGCTTACGCTGGCTCAGCCTACCTACTTCAGCTCTTCCCAGTCAACTTCCTCAGCCTCGAGCAATCCGGCTACCTCACCTACCTCTCCGTCCTCTCCCTAACGTTGATCCCCATCTCCCTCGTCCTCAGGAGATCCGCAGCGTTCAGCCTGACCCTCTCGTCTGTCTCCCTAGCTTCAGCCCTAATCCTCTTCCTCATAAGGCAGGACTACCTCCTCCCACTAATTCTCATCGCGGGGGGAGCCTCAGTCTTACCTAGAGGTCTCAACGACGTCTCCAACGTAAAGTCCTACCTGATCTCTGCCCTATCCAGGTCCTCCTACTCGGAGGCCGCTGAGTACCTTCGCTACCTACCCTCTAACTTGGACGATCTGATCTGCAAGTTCTCCTCAGAGGGGAACTGCGAGGCCGTCATCTGGCTGATCAAGAACGTAAACTCAATCAACTACGACGGCTGCCCTGACCTGAAGAAGGTGGTGGAGTGCGTAGTGAGCTCCAACGACGTCCCGGACTCGATCTACAAGCTGCTCACCGCGACTGAGAGGAGGGACAGGGAGGCAGCCGAGAGGCTAGCCGGGTTCATCCTGGCGAGGACCAGAGACCCCAAGTCGAAGGAGATAGCCAGGAACGTCCTGTCCTCCACCCAGGAGCTCGAGAAGGCAAAGGCGTTGAACCTACCTCCTCTCTCCCAGTGGGACCCCTCCCTCTGGGTAGGTCAGGACTTGTACGGTTACAAGGTTAGCTCCGTGATAGGTAAGGGAGGTACATCTTACGTCCTCCTCGCTGAGAGGGAAGGGGCTAAGTACGCCGTGAAGGTACCGATAATAGAGCTAAGTCAGGGTAACGAGAGGACCAGAACGACTAAGCTCACGTTCCTGAGCGTAGCTAACGAGTCGGCCAAACTCCAAGAGGTCTCGACTAAGTCCGAGGAGACTGTTGGCCTTTACGGGATATTCATAGATAAGACTTCAATATATGAGATATTAAAAGGTAAGGCTGAGATCTACCTGAGGACTCCCCCGGCCATCGTCATGGAGTACATGGGTGGAGGTGACGCGGCCTCCCTCATGAAGGTGAAGGACGTGTTCTACTCCTCCAGGTGGGAGAGGATAGTCACCTTCATCCTCTTGAAGCTCGCGAGCGCACTCGAGGTAGTTCACTCCGAAGGGTACGTCCACCTGGACGTGAAGCCGCAGAACGTCTTCTTCTCCTCTAAGCCCGGCACTACTGGGGACGAGGTGCTCTCGAACCTGCTCTCTGGGAGGGTAAAGGTGAAGCTAGGAGATCTCGGCGCCTCAAAGAGGATAGGATCTAGCATAGACCAGTACAGTCCAGGATACTGCCCTGTGGATCAGATCGAGGCCATGGTCACGGGAGGGGGAGCTGATCCCAAGATGGACGTCTTTTCCCTAGGCGCCACTGGCTACACCCTCCTGACAGGCTACGTCTTCAACACCTCTGAGCTGTACAAGCTTTTCGATGAGATCGCGTCTAATTACATTAGTGGGCGACCCTTTAAGGAGAGCTTAAGGAAAGCTCGCCTAATCTACGCAAATCACTACAGGACCCTCTCCTTACCAAACGTTAACCCATCCTTAAGTAAGCTGGTGAGAGATGCGGTTGACCCAGATCCCAGGGTAAGACCAACGGCGAGCGAGCTTAAGTCCTCCCTCAACTCCCTACTTAGGGCGAATTGA
- a CDS encoding NosD domain-containing protein — protein MKGLTLVALVLISLVVPLTSVLSIGATQTFTTIYILPNGTVSPSKAPIFDSNGVYYVESYMRLTGKVGIVIERGGITLSGSGFQIEGTGGNYGIEVNGVNNVTINSLVMNGFNVSFLAYRSSHLTFQNNFIQNSTYGVVLMDSNYSSISSNTFSNLLTSVNLISSYFNSVNHNGIEGMGPYGIEILQGGNNSISGNKIRNGITIEDSLFNSVTGNELISSGTAVNLLSSSYNRISNNTISYSNGISLNSSSHNYVSLNSISSVSRGLVLYDSSYNNVSHNKILNLSLVGLLMNLGQNNLVEGNVIFMGNTGLILNDSSSNSIVNNSLIELRGGIHINLSSNNVVEGNEITLIKPNAMAISDLNLNESSDGVGVLVSQGYNNEIVDNTIRETYLAFLLSSDSYDVISGNSVTSSELGISLTNSNHDDLTGNRMSVALTQIYLYRSDSNDITKNVLNEGAYGMKFNLSNLNDVMTNLINRTFYGLYFYRSDQNEISGNSIYSNFTVTQISSQNYFSNNVLENGSNFNVSKVENSTGVPTKGTNESVPSENATVQKGGVTETSNVTNVSSPRPIIGSPNESTFLLPLILGVAFLASFIVRIVKKF, from the coding sequence ATGAAAGGCTTAACTCTAGTGGCACTCGTTCTCATCTCCCTGGTCGTACCGTTAACCTCGGTTCTATCAATCGGGGCCACCCAGACCTTCACTACTATCTACATACTTCCTAACGGAACGGTCTCCCCATCGAAAGCCCCCATCTTTGACTCCAACGGGGTGTATTACGTTGAGAGCTACATGAGGCTCACGGGGAAAGTAGGGATAGTCATAGAGAGGGGAGGGATCACCCTCTCAGGGAGCGGGTTTCAGATAGAGGGTACGGGAGGGAACTACGGCATAGAGGTTAACGGAGTGAATAACGTCACAATAAATTCCCTTGTTATGAACGGGTTCAACGTGAGCTTCCTGGCTTATCGATCCTCTCACCTCACCTTTCAAAACAACTTCATCCAGAACTCAACGTACGGCGTAGTCCTTATGGACTCAAACTACTCATCGATAAGCTCAAACACGTTTAGCAACCTCTTAACCTCAGTCAACTTGATCTCTAGTTACTTCAACTCAGTTAATCACAACGGGATAGAGGGGATGGGACCCTACGGGATCGAGATCCTTCAAGGAGGGAACAACTCTATCTCAGGGAACAAGATCAGGAACGGGATTACGATCGAGGACTCTCTCTTCAACAGCGTAACCGGAAACGAGTTGATCTCCTCCGGCACTGCGGTTAACCTGCTCTCCTCAAGTTACAACAGGATCTCAAACAACACGATAAGTTACTCGAACGGGATATCTCTAAATTCGAGCTCGCACAACTACGTATCTCTAAACTCCATAAGCTCGGTCTCAAGGGGACTGGTCCTCTACGACTCAAGCTACAATAACGTTTCGCACAACAAGATCCTGAACTTGAGCCTGGTGGGCCTTCTCATGAACCTAGGGCAAAACAATTTGGTGGAGGGAAACGTGATCTTCATGGGGAACACTGGTCTTATCCTTAATGACTCCAGTTCTAACTCGATAGTCAACAACAGCCTCATCGAGTTAAGAGGAGGGATCCACATCAACCTAAGTTCTAACAACGTGGTGGAGGGAAACGAGATCACCTTAATTAAACCTAACGCGATGGCGATCTCAGATTTGAACCTTAACGAAAGTTCAGATGGGGTGGGCGTGCTCGTCTCCCAGGGTTACAACAACGAGATCGTGGACAACACGATAAGAGAGACCTACCTAGCGTTTCTCCTCTCCTCAGACAGTTACGACGTCATATCAGGTAACTCGGTGACTTCAAGCGAGCTCGGTATCTCGCTCACGAACTCGAATCACGACGACTTGACTGGAAACAGGATGAGCGTAGCTTTAACTCAGATCTACCTCTACCGCTCAGACTCTAACGACATAACGAAGAACGTCCTGAACGAGGGAGCGTACGGCATGAAGTTCAACCTTTCGAACCTAAACGACGTGATGACAAACTTGATAAATCGTACCTTCTACGGTCTCTACTTCTACCGGAGCGACCAGAACGAGATATCAGGCAACTCGATCTACAGCAACTTCACAGTCACGCAGATCTCTAGCCAGAACTACTTCTCCAACAACGTGTTAGAGAACGGATCTAACTTTAACGTATCTAAAGTGGAGAACAGCACTGGGGTCCCCACTAAGGGCACTAACGAGAGCGTACCGAGCGAGAACGCAACCGTCCAGAAGGGTGGAGTGACTGAAACCTCAAACGTCACAAACGTGAGCTCGCCAAGACCAATCATAGGGTCACCCAATGAGAGCACCTTCCTCCTCCCTTTGATTTTAGGGGTCGCGTTCTTGGCGAGTTTCATAGTTCGTATCGTGAAGAAGTTCTAA
- a CDS encoding DUF488 domain-containing protein produces MIKLKRVYEPVDKDDGIRVLVDRLWPRGVSKSKVDVWLKDVAPSEDLRRWFNHDPSKWEEFKRRYFDELDKNPKIEILLQLIRKNTNVTLVYASKSPYNNAVALKEYLEKLLKP; encoded by the coding sequence GTGATAAAGCTGAAGAGGGTTTACGAACCCGTCGATAAGGATGATGGGATAAGGGTACTAGTGGACAGGCTATGGCCCAGAGGCGTTAGTAAGAGTAAGGTTGACGTGTGGCTTAAAGACGTTGCTCCCAGTGAGGACTTGAGGAGGTGGTTCAACCACGATCCAAGCAAATGGGAGGAGTTTAAGAGGAGGTACTTTGACGAGTTGGATAAAAATCCTAAAATTGAGATACTATTACAATTAATCAGGAAAAATACTAACGTGACTTTGGTCTACGCCTCTAAATCACCTTACAACAACGCAGTTGCATTAAAAGAATACCTTGAGAAGCTATTAAAACCGTGA
- a CDS encoding helix-turn-helix domain-containing protein: MRKTPFEVTVLIEDHPCEAMRVISQTGMKASVENVKLREQTTDHVVVFEKEIEKNDILKLKSNNLKVLRLTDRKVWVRTNGCAVCKTLYASDVVVEKVKVIKERNLLYTLLVPNNSSLKELLYNLSQNKLKVTVLNVSEISDTELTERQLEILKLAYKLGYFNDDRKITLTQLAEKLGVSAPTLEEILRRASRKSVKYYLDRHT; this comes from the coding sequence GTGCGTAAGACACCCTTTGAGGTCACAGTTCTAATAGAAGATCATCCTTGTGAAGCAATGAGGGTGATCTCGCAAACCGGTATGAAGGCCAGCGTTGAGAACGTTAAGTTGAGAGAACAAACGACGGATCACGTAGTCGTTTTTGAAAAAGAGATTGAGAAGAACGATATATTGAAATTAAAGTCTAATAATCTCAAAGTATTAAGACTAACCGATAGAAAGGTTTGGGTAAGAACTAACGGTTGCGCGGTCTGTAAGACACTTTACGCCTCTGATGTCGTCGTGGAGAAGGTTAAAGTGATTAAGGAGAGGAACTTGTTGTACACCTTGCTAGTACCTAATAACTCCTCTTTGAAGGAATTGTTGTATAACCTTTCACAGAATAAGTTGAAGGTAACGGTCCTGAACGTTTCAGAGATATCAGATACAGAATTAACTGAAAGACAATTAGAAATATTAAAATTGGCATATAAATTAGGATACTTTAATGATGATAGGAAGATAACTCTAACTCAGTTGGCGGAGAAGTTAGGCGTTTCCGCTCCGACTTTAGAGGAGATATTGCGTAGGGCCTCAAGAAAATCAGTTAAATATTATTTGGACAGACACACGTAA
- a CDS encoding NAD(P)/FAD-dependent oxidoreductase: protein MSKKIVIVGGGIAGMGIVNTLAEKLKDKEITVINKEDFYFAGPSRPLILTKEQQYDRIIRGYEEVGKKGVKVIIGNVYKIDPDNRRVYLAESSMGNKVKELSYDYLVLTPGIVYDGSSINGYDKYAWKNTTVYDPGRVNVLRQRLWTENEGSLVVYAPKAPYRCAPAPTETALLAHTVLKNRGVREKFKVIHIDANDKTQPPFIADVVKETYDKAGIQLVTGQEIVEMGESYVVTKSGEKFNFTVLAMLEPNRAPKFIEEAGLGSPFVDVRSPQDLRHPKYDDVLSAGDAAKLPFPKNQEIAFESSMFAANKILEMEEVSEKVPVQYAFVGWAYMGNLEGKLETLSLQFQMDLTTQPPKPAKDPQLKRDYTLQKDRWEQAYLERLFGYKVI, encoded by the coding sequence ATGAGTAAGAAAATTGTTATTGTAGGTGGCGGAATAGCGGGGATGGGAATCGTTAACACGTTAGCTGAGAAATTAAAAGATAAGGAAATAACCGTGATAAATAAGGAAGACTTTTATTTTGCAGGGCCGTCTAGACCGTTGATCTTAACGAAGGAGCAGCAATACGATAGGATAATCAGAGGTTATGAGGAAGTTGGAAAAAAGGGAGTTAAAGTAATTATCGGTAACGTATACAAAATAGATCCAGATAATAGGAGGGTGTATTTAGCGGAATCATCCATGGGTAATAAGGTAAAGGAGTTAAGTTATGATTATTTAGTGTTAACACCTGGTATAGTCTACGACGGCTCCTCAATAAACGGATATGATAAATATGCTTGGAAGAACACGACGGTTTACGATCCTGGTAGAGTTAACGTGTTAAGGCAAAGATTATGGACTGAAAACGAGGGAAGTCTTGTTGTTTACGCTCCTAAAGCGCCTTATAGATGTGCTCCAGCTCCTACCGAAACGGCGCTTTTGGCTCACACTGTTCTAAAGAATAGAGGAGTTAGAGAAAAGTTTAAGGTCATTCACATAGACGCTAACGATAAGACACAGCCTCCATTTATTGCAGATGTCGTTAAAGAGACTTATGATAAGGCTGGAATACAATTGGTGACCGGACAAGAGATAGTAGAGATGGGTGAAAGCTACGTTGTTACGAAATCTGGTGAGAAGTTCAATTTCACAGTTTTAGCAATGTTAGAACCAAATAGGGCTCCTAAGTTTATTGAGGAGGCCGGTCTAGGATCTCCTTTCGTTGACGTTAGATCTCCTCAAGATTTAAGACACCCTAAGTACGACGACGTCTTATCAGCTGGAGACGCAGCTAAGTTACCTTTCCCTAAGAACCAAGAAATAGCCTTTGAGAGCTCTATGTTTGCAGCTAATAAGATATTAGAAATGGAAGAGGTTTCAGAAAAGGTTCCAGTTCAGTACGCATTCGTAGGCTGGGCTTACATGGGTAATTTAGAGGGTAAGCTAGAGACTTTAAGCTTACAATTCCAAATGGATTTAACTACTCAACCTCCTAAGCCAGCTAAAGACCCTCAGTTAAAGAGGGACTACACTTTGCAGAAAGATAGATGGGAACAAGCGTATTTAGAAAGGTTATTTGGTTATAAGGTTATTTAA
- a CDS encoding TetR/AcrR family transcriptional regulator, with protein sequence MYDTYIILIMSRKISKDKIIKAAVSVFAEKGFDLATMDEIAKRSELSKGTIFLYFEKKDELIKQIAMLSIPYDVVEETLSGKYESAEEMLYDFGKKFMDKYKDSEMRSLLMMTIGNKRRYEVIKSKLKSVCMDKIDEFFKKVEELSGVEIPFTLRRSFFGALLCYLIWWEDNPLDPEEYVRQLSKTVLMSVRRERGDARS encoded by the coding sequence ATGTATGACACTTACATAATATTAATAATGTCCAGGAAAATTAGCAAAGATAAGATAATTAAGGCGGCTGTGAGCGTTTTTGCGGAAAAGGGCTTCGATTTAGCAACAATGGATGAGATAGCAAAGAGAAGCGAGTTGAGCAAGGGTACAATCTTCCTTTATTTCGAGAAAAAGGATGAATTAATAAAGCAAATAGCTATGCTCTCAATCCCGTACGATGTAGTTGAGGAAACGTTATCTGGGAAATATGAAAGCGCTGAGGAAATGCTTTACGATTTCGGAAAGAAGTTCATGGATAAATATAAGGATAGCGAAATGAGATCGTTGCTAATGATGACCATTGGTAATAAGAGAAGATATGAGGTAATAAAGTCCAAGTTGAAGTCGGTCTGTATGGACAAAATTGATGAGTTCTTTAAGAAGGTAGAAGAGCTTTCAGGGGTAGAAATACCTTTTACGTTAAGGCGGAGCTTCTTTGGTGCTCTACTTTGTTACCTAATATGGTGGGAGGACAACCCTTTAGATCCCGAGGAGTACGTTAGACAACTCAGTAAGACCGTTCTGATGAGCGTTCGTCGAGAGAGAGGAGACGCGAGGTCTTGA
- a CDS encoding DUF2249 domain-containing protein, whose product MGKTLDLRGVEPSKRHTLALSEFDELRDGEELTVIADHYPAQLTQSIRKNKET is encoded by the coding sequence ATGGGCAAGACCTTAGATTTGAGAGGAGTCGAGCCGTCAAAAAGACACACGCTAGCGTTGAGCGAATTCGACGAACTGAGAGATGGAGAAGAGCTGACCGTGATAGCTGATCATTACCCCGCACAACTTACACAGTCAATCAGGAAAAATAAAGAGACATAG
- a CDS encoding HoxN/HupN/NixA family nickel/cobalt transporter has translation MGLKSRIVPFYVLELIVTALLFLWLTDLSKGVSVEKGISFFTLGVLAYTFGLRHAFDADHLAAIDNTTRKLVQEGKGASFTGLFFSLGHSSVVVLLSLSLIIAARTIASNVPALESLGSIVGTLVSGLFLYVIGLLNFFVLLEIYKIFKKIKEEKIDERKLNETLLKRGFMSRYFRNLFKIVKSQYYLYPIGFLFGLGFDTASETALLAISAASATEFSFPTWELLIFSFLFTAGMTLIDTTDGLFMNTAYRWAFLGAPLRKVWYNLTMTSISVLVAYVIGTLELLGMVQSELGLKGPFWGLIEVINQDAWWGNIGMIIIATFTLTWATSMIVYKVKYKRYE, from the coding sequence ATGGGTCTAAAGTCCAGGATCGTACCTTTTTACGTTTTAGAGTTGATCGTCACGGCACTCCTTTTTCTATGGCTTACAGATCTGAGTAAAGGAGTCTCAGTTGAGAAAGGGATCAGCTTCTTCACTTTGGGAGTCCTCGCTTACACCTTCGGTTTGAGGCACGCGTTTGATGCCGATCACTTAGCTGCCATAGACAACACCACCAGGAAGCTCGTTCAAGAGGGCAAAGGTGCGAGCTTCACTGGCCTCTTCTTCTCATTGGGACACTCCAGCGTTGTGGTCCTCCTCTCCCTATCCTTGATAATAGCTGCTAGGACGATAGCCAGCAACGTACCCGCGTTGGAGAGCTTGGGCTCTATCGTAGGCACCCTAGTGAGCGGACTCTTCCTGTACGTAATAGGACTTCTAAACTTTTTTGTATTATTAGAGATTTATAAAATATTTAAAAAGATAAAGGAGGAGAAAATCGACGAACGAAAGCTAAACGAGACATTACTTAAAAGGGGGTTCATGAGCAGGTACTTCAGGAACTTGTTCAAGATCGTGAAGAGTCAGTATTACCTCTACCCCATAGGTTTCCTGTTCGGTCTGGGGTTCGACACCGCTTCAGAGACCGCCCTCCTGGCGATAAGTGCAGCCTCCGCCACCGAGTTCAGCTTCCCAACGTGGGAGCTTTTGATATTTTCCTTCCTCTTTACGGCAGGGATGACGCTGATAGACACAACTGACGGCCTCTTCATGAACACCGCCTACAGGTGGGCGTTTCTGGGCGCTCCTCTGAGGAAAGTGTGGTACAACCTAACCATGACCAGCATATCCGTTCTGGTGGCGTACGTGATAGGTACGTTGGAGCTGTTAGGTATGGTTCAGTCCGAACTTGGTCTTAAAGGACCCTTCTGGGGCCTAATCGAGGTGATCAATCAAGATGCGTGGTGGGGGAACATTGGTATGATAATCATCGCGACCTTCACGTTAACGTGGGCGACCTCCATGATAGTTTATAAGGTTAAATACAAAAGGTACGAATAA
- the cas1 gene encoding CRISPR-associated endonuclease Cas1, producing the protein MKKIAFVKDFGAYLKVKEGMIVCSLKDRVLWTVSPVEVHSIVVLATSSISSEVIRLANEYGIDLVFFKGYEPIAKLIPATYGGSLRVWLKQLAAWKRDKERYARQFIYGKLHNQWVTLRYYERKYGISLNASEIDKLMREVLLKSTVEEIMQTESEAAKVYWSGIRALLPKELGFKARRKRGEAKDLFNVSLNIGYGMLRRSVWGAVISAGLNPYLGFLHKVRPGRTSLVFDLMEEFRSPFVDRKLLGIARENPKALQDKKTVYGIEIKEEEIYTQARRLANSLLHGEEYRPFLAK; encoded by the coding sequence ATGAAGAAGATCGCCTTCGTAAAAGACTTCGGTGCGTACCTGAAAGTTAAGGAAGGGATGATAGTTTGCTCACTGAAGGATAGGGTGCTCTGGACCGTCTCACCGGTTGAGGTTCACTCCATAGTCGTTTTAGCTACATCCTCCATATCCTCTGAGGTCATTAGGTTGGCCAACGAGTACGGCATAGACTTAGTTTTCTTTAAGGGCTACGAACCTATAGCTAAACTAATACCCGCAACCTATGGAGGTTCCCTCAGGGTGTGGTTGAAACAGCTGGCGGCTTGGAAGAGAGATAAGGAAAGGTACGCGAGGCAGTTCATATACGGTAAGCTTCACAATCAGTGGGTCACGCTGAGGTATTACGAAAGGAAGTACGGTATCTCGCTCAACGCAAGCGAAATAGACAAGTTGATGAGGGAGGTCCTGTTAAAGAGCACTGTGGAGGAAATAATGCAGACCGAGTCTGAGGCCGCTAAGGTCTACTGGTCTGGGATAAGGGCCCTCCTACCTAAGGAGTTGGGGTTCAAGGCAAGGAGAAAGAGAGGGGAGGCCAAGGACTTGTTCAACGTTTCCTTAAACATAGGTTACGGGATGCTCAGGAGGTCCGTTTGGGGAGCTGTGATCTCGGCTGGGTTGAACCCTTACCTGGGTTTCCTACATAAGGTTAGGCCAGGGAGGACCTCCCTAGTCTTCGACTTAATGGAGGAGTTTCGCTCTCCGTTCGTGGACAGGAAGTTGCTCGGGATAGCGAGGGAGAACCCGAAGGCCTTACAGGATAAGAAAACGGTGTACGGAATAGAAATTAAGGAGGAGGAGATATACACCCAGGCTAGGAGGCTCGCTAACTCACTACTTCATGGGGAGGAGTACAGACCATTCTTGGCAAAGTAG
- the cas2 gene encoding CRISPR-associated endonuclease Cas2, with translation MGRSTDHSWQSRWKETFYVIFYDITEDGVRNRVHNFLKKKGLTPVQYSVFFGDLTSSKLRDVESGLRLIGRGAKERFNVMILPLTEVQFKQRIVIGEDVKDEENVIW, from the coding sequence ATGGGGAGGAGTACAGACCATTCTTGGCAAAGTAGGTGGAAGGAAACGTTCTACGTAATATTCTACGATATAACTGAGGACGGGGTTAGGAACAGGGTTCATAATTTCCTTAAGAAGAAGGGCCTGACTCCTGTACAGTATAGCGTTTTCTTTGGGGACCTCACAAGCTCTAAGCTGAGGGACGTGGAGTCAGGGCTCAGATTGATAGGTAGGGGAGCTAAGGAGCGCTTCAACGTCATGATACTACCTTTGACCGAGGTGCAGTTCAAACAGAGGATAGTGATAGGAGAGGACGTAAAGGATGAGGAGAACGTGATATGGTGA